In the Streptomyces sp. 3214.6 genome, CTTGGACGACGGGCGACTTCGCGCTGATCGGCTACGCCCTGCCAGTGAGCACGGCCGCACTCAGCGCGGAGGCCATCACCGCAACCGGCATCACCTTCGGCACGGTGACCGAGCGGGCCGACGACCAGATCACCTCCGGCAACGCCGGCCGCCTCGGAGCCGCTACTGGTTCGGTCACCGCCGGCACGGGCGCGCAGGCCCCCACCCTCGCCGCCACCGCCTCGACGGCGACGACCGGCGTGGCCGGAGTTCTGCGGGTGCGCGAGGCCAGCGCGGCCCTCACCGCGACCGCGCAGAACGTGTTCCCGCCGCGGGTACTAACGTCCGTGACCGGCATGCTCGCCGAGGACATCGTCTCCGCCACCGTGTACCGGGTCCTCGGCACCGACCGTACGGCGGTCCGCGCGGCGAGTGCCGTCGACGTCACCGGCACCGACGCCCTGCTCAGGGTGGACGCCGAGCAGCCCTTCGGCGTCGCCGTGTCCTACCTGGCCGAGCTCACCGACATCAACGGTCTGACGTGGACGGTCACATCGGGCAGCATCACCAGCACCGTCACCGCAGACGTCATCAGCGACGCCGTGCAGGCTCTCGGTGCCGCGGTGAAGCTGGAGACGCCGCTGGAGAAGCAGCGCACCCGCGACGCCACCGTGTTCAACGTCGGCGGCCGGTACGTCGTCGTGGGCCGGCGCCGGTCGAAGGCGCAAGCCACCATCACGGTCCGCACGGAGACCGACGCCGACGGCGATGCTCTCGAAGCCGTCCTGGACGGGGCGACCGAAGGCGTCGTCCACGTCCGCAAGCAGACGACCCTGTCGCGCCTCGACGGCTACTTCGCGATCACCGAGGATACCGAGGCCCCCACCTGGTACGACGGCTACCGCTGGTGGACGCTCACCGCGATCGAGGTCGAGGCATGGCCGGACAGCCTGGAGGCCCGCGGCTTCACCCTCCAAGACATCGCCGACAACTACACCAGCCTCCAGGACATCGCCGACGACAACGCGACCCTGCTGATCCTCGCCCAGAGGTCGTTCTGATGCTGGACATGTCGGATGACGCGCTGGAGGTCGTGCAGCGCAGCTTCACCATGCAGATGCGCGTCGAGTCATGGCTCGGCGGCGAACTCCTGGCCGACGACGTGCCCGTCGCCGACGGCAGCGAGGAACGCGACAGCTCCCTCGCCGTCCCCGAACGGGTCACCCTCACCGTCCCCGTCAGAGACCGCGGCGTGTCCTGGGACCCCACCATCGACCCCCGCCACCCTCTCGCCGCGTACGGGCAGCAGCTGCGCATCTCCTACGGTGTCGAAGTCGCCGGAGACTTCGAGTGGATCACCCGCGGCTGGTTCCTCATCACGGAGTCCTCCGCAGACGGCGACACCGTCAACGTGGCCGCGCAGGGCCTTCTCACCCTCGTCGACGAGGCCAAGTTCGCGTCCGCGTTCCAGCCCAGCGGCACCCTGGCCAGCACGACCCGCTCCCTCGTCGAACCGGCGCTCACCGTCGAGATCGACGGCACGCTGACCGACCGGTCCATCCCAGTCGGCATGGAGTGGGACGACGACCGCCTTGGCGCTCTCAACGAGGTCCTCAACGCGTGGCCCGCCGTCGGACACGTCACCGAGGACGGCCTGCTGCTCGTCGAGCCGCCCACCGACGCGGGCGATCCCGTCCTGTCGGTGACCGACGGCGTCGGCGGGACCGTGGTGCGCTGGCAGTCCACCACCAGCCGCGACGGTGCCTTCAACGTGGTGGTCGCCCAGGGCGAGTCCGCAGCTGGCGTGCAGGTCCAGGGCGTCGCCTACGACTACGACTCCAACAACCCGTACTGGTTCGGCGGCGACTTCAATCCGCTGCCCGTCCCCTACACGTACTCCTCGCCCCTGCTGACCACCGTCGCCCAGTGCCGGGCCGCAGCCGACGCCACCCTGCAACGGCTGCGCCGCACCTCCTCGAGGAAGCTGACCATCACGATGGTGCCCCACCCCGGCCTGATGCTCGGCGACGTGATCTCCGTGACCGGCGGCGGCCTCACCAGCGCGCCCTGCGTGATCGAGGTCCTGTCCCTGCCCTACAGCCCCGATGAGATGACCCTGACCGTGAGGGTGCTGTAGCAGTGGCCGACTGGGCAGACACCCGCGTTTCTCTTGCCGGGCAGGGCGCCCTGCGTGGACGGGCCCTGACCACCGTGAGCAGCGGGGCCTGCGTGGTGAGCGTCGGCGGCATCCAGATCAACGTCCGCACGATCGTCGGCCTCACCGTCGCGGTGGGCGACACCCTGCTGATCCAGCGCACAGGGTCCGTGTACTACGCGTTCGCGGTCGCCTCGGCCGCGCCGGCGGTGCCTCCGCCGGCCCCGACCGCGCCGGACGCGGCCCCGCCGGACACCGGGGACGCCGCGCCCGCGCCGAAGCCCACCGTCACGACCGGCACCCTGACCTGTCCGCCCGTCTCCACCGCCTGCTATCGCGATGGCAGCTGGCGCTCCGACGGCGGCGCGGTGAACTCGTTCGACACCTACCAGGGCCGATACGCAGGCTCCAGCTTCGGCAGGATGACCGGCTGCGCCTTCTACGGCAGCAAGCCCCAGTCGATCTCCGGTGCCACCGTCACCCGGGCCACGATCAAAGTACGGCGACTCACGTCCGGCGACTTCGCGGCCCGCACTGCCACCCTCCGCCTGGTCTCGCAGTCCACCCGGCCCAGCGGCGCGCCCACGCTCAACGAATCCACATCCGGCCCGTCGCTCGCCGTGAACGCGACGAACACCGCCTTCGTCATCCCCAACTCGTGGGCTCAGGCCATGGTCAACGGCACCCGCGGAGGTCTCGCCATCTCCATCAGCAGTGACAACCCATACATCCGTCTCGCCGGGCGCAGCTCATGGAGCGTCGCCTGGACCATGACCATCTCCTGGAGGCGAGGGTGAGCGACGAGACGTCGAAGGGCATCACCTACCCCGAGTCGACCGACCACACCCGCATGTGGGAGCACTTGCAGACCCTGGCAACCGACGTGGACGCCTTGCTCCTGGGGACGCCCGACGTGCAGGTCTTCACCGCCTCCGGCACCTGGACCAAACCGGCCGGGGCACTGTGGACGGTGGTCGAGGTCGTCGGGGGAGGCGGCGGCTCCGGCGGTGTGGGCACCACCACCGCAGGCCAGGGCTCATGCTCGGGCGGCGGGGGAGGCGGCGAATACGCCAAGGGTACCTACGCCGCGTCCGCGCTCAGCGCCAGCGTCGCCGTCACTGTTGGCGCGGCCGGGGCCGCCGGAGCGACTACCCCCGCAGCCGGAGGCACGGGAGGCACATCCTCCTTCGGTTCGACGATCACCGCGGTCGGCGGCACCGGCGGTGCGGCCTGCGTCGGATCGTCCGGCAACCTCTTCGCTGGCGGCGGCGACGGAGGCACCGGAGGTACCGGCGGCGAAATGCGCATGCAGGGAGGCGCTGGGGGCACCGGCCTGGTCCTCTCCGGCCTCGCCGTGAAAACCAACTACGGGGGCGCGAGCCATCACTCGGGGTCAGCCCGCGCCAACCCGGGCACCTCGGGTGCCCAGGCCGGCACGGTTGGCTACGCGTACGGCGGCGGCGCTTCCGGATCCTCGAACGGCGCTTCCACCTCGGCGAGCGCGGGTGTGGCCGGGGCCGCAGGCGTCGTCATCGTCACCACCTACAAGGCCTGACGTGAGCGTGCCGACGATCGGGATCATCGTCGAGCAGAGGGACGCGTCCGTCATCGAGCAGTGGGACCTCACCGCCGGCGTCTACCGCCGCTACGACTGCGGCGTCCTGGTGGAAGAGCGCCCCTTCACCGAGGCAGAGCTCGCGTCCGTCGCAGAGCAGACCGCCGACGCTGTACGCCAGTCCAACACGGTGGCCCTGCTGGCCCGGGCGCGCACCGCGTTCACCACCAACGCCGCCTATCTGGCGAAGGTGACGGCCGGCGCGGCCACGAACGCCGACCACATCGCCCAGGTGCCGGCCCTCACACGGCAGATGCAGGGCGTCATCCGGCTCATCGTCGGCTCCGACCTCCTCGACGCCACCGACGACACAACCACGCAGGCCAGCGCATCCATCCAGACCCGAGTCGGAGGCTGACATGCCCAACCTCACCATCGGCCGCACGGTCATCTACCGGCTATCCGAGGACGACGCCCGGCAGATCACCCAGGACCGCATCCACAACGGCGTGTACGGCAACGCCGCCAGTGAAGGCGACTGCTACCCGGCCGTCGTCGTCCGCACCTTCCCCGAAAACCCGGACGACGTCTGCAACCTGAAGGTCCTCTTGGACGGCCCGGACACCTTCTGGGCCACCTCCCGCCACGAAGGCGACACGCCTGGCACCTGGGCGTGGCCGGGGCGCGTGTGATGGCCCGCCACGACCCTACGGACGTCGCCCTGACGGCGCAGACCCAGTGCAGCGGGGCCACCGAAGACTCCACCCAGACCACGAGCTGACCAGCCCCCGCAGAGAGGACACCCGATGGCCGTCCGAGCGAAGTTCCGCTGCACCTTCGAAACCCACAAGAAGTGGGGGCCGGACGACTCGCACGCCACGCGCTCCTACGAGTTCATGGCCCAGTACGACCCGGAAACGCCCGAGGACCAGCGGTACGCCAAGGCCACCCCGTCCGGCTCGTTGCAGATCCAGGTCGACAACCCGGCCGTCGTCTTCGAGCCCGGCAAGGCCTACTACCTCGACTTCACCGAGGCCGACTGATGGCCCGCCACGACCCCGTCGACCTCGCCCGAACCGCGTACGCGGCGTACGGCGAGGCCACCGGCGGTCTCAACTACCGGGGCCTGCCCATGCCGGCCTGGGAGGACCTCGGCGACACCATCCAGCAGGCGTGGATCGCCGCCGTGATCGCCGTCGCCCGGGACGTCACGGCCCCACCCCGATCGGAGGGAACCTCGTGAGCTCAGGCCCGCAGACCTATCCCGGCGCCAGTACGGCCTACTGGTACGGCTCGAAGTACGCGGGTTCGGCGATGGAGGTCAACGTCGTCGTCCTGCACACCACAGAGGGCCGGACGCTCCCGGACTACGGCGGCGGCGCGGTCGCACCCACGCTGACGGCGGTTCCGGACTTCGCCGCGCGCCGGCTGCGCTGGTACCAGCACTTCCCCATCGACACCTCAGCCCGCGCCCTGGTGAATCTGCCGGGCGGCGTCGAGACGAACACCCTGAACGTCTGCCAGGTCGAGATGGTCGGCACCTGCGACCCGGATACCCACGCCCAGTGGACGCGGGCCGGTCTGGCTCACATCTACTGGCCGGAGGCTCCCGACTGGGCCCTCGCCGGGGTCGCAGAGTTCCTGCGGTGGATGCACGTCGAGCACGGCGTGCCGCTCACCGGACCGTCGTCGTGGCCCGCGTACCCGTCGTCGTACGGAGCGACGTCCGCCCGCATGACCTACGCGGAATGGACCGCTTTCGAGGGCGTGTGCGGGCACATGCACGTCCCGGAGAACGTCCACGGCGACCCGGGCGCCATCCACTTCGACCGCCTCATCGCCCTCGCCAAGGGTGACCCTCCCACCCAACCAGCTCCCCCGAAGGAGGAGGACGTGCCCAGTGTCCTCAATAAGCCGAACAGCATCGACACCCTCCTGAAGAGCGGACGTTGGGTCGAGCTCGCCTTCCAGACCGACGGGGTCATCCTCACTGGGCCGGTCGTCCACCAGACGATGGTGCACCTGCTGCTCGACGCACCGGACGGCACGCGCGTCGAGGGCCAGTTCTTCCTCACAGACAGTGCGGGCGACACCTCCGACTACCTGCCCTCCGACGAGGCGGGCCCGGAGGGCTGCCAGTTCCACGCCAACGGGCAAGTGCTGGCAGGGCGGCAACTGCACTTCAAGGTGCGCGCCACCAGCCCCGACGGCAGCGACGTCCGGCTCCTGCACCGGGTCGCCTCCGGCCTGTACTGGGCCGTCTGATACCCCCACCCGCACAGAATCGAGACCCTCATGACCGTGAACCTCGACGCCGCGTACTGGATCGGCCTCGTCATCTCCATCGTTCTGCCCGTCCTCGTCGGACTGGTCACCACCAGAGTCACGCACGCCGGCGTCAAGGCCGTCCTGCTGCTCGCCCTGTCCACCGCGAACGGGTTCCTCGTCGAGTACGCGGGCCCGCACGACTCCGGCTACAGCGTGGGTACCGCTGCGGTCCTCGCCCTCGTGACCTTCGGCACCGGAGTGCTCAGCCACTTCGGATTCTGGAAGCCCGTGGGTGTCGCCGGTCGGGCCCAAGACTCGTTCGTGAAGGCAGCCTGATCCTGCCCCATGTGCGCTGCGGGGAGGTGGTGGCGTGGACGCGGCCATGGTGACGGCGATCGGAGCGCTGATCGCGGGGCCCGTGGCCGCGGCGGCCGCCATGTACGGCAACCGCGGCGCGAACAGGGCGGCCAGGGAGGCCAGCGCGGTGACCATGTACGACAGCCTGACGCAGCGGCTCGTCGCGGAGCGGGACAAGGCGGAGGCGGATCAGGCCAAGGCGGAGGCCCGCGTCGACGTCCTCGAGCTGGAGGTCGCACGTCTGCGGCTGCTGGTGACGCAGCTCGGGGGGACGCCATGACGCGGACGCAGAGCGCCCTGTATCGGGCGCGACATGTGCTGTGGACGCTCGGAGTGCTGCTGTTCTGTGGTGGTGCAGCGGCGGTGGTGTGGCTGCTCCTCGACCGCGACGAGATGGCCAGCCAGCTCGAGCAGGAGGCGAACCTCCGGGGGACGGCGGTGTCAACGCTGGCGGGGGATGTGCGCGCTCTGCGGGCGCAGGTGGAGGCGCAGGGTGCTACGCCGGTGGCTCCGGATCCGGCGAAGGCGGTGCAGGATTTGCCAGCACGGGCGGAGGTGCCGGTCCCGATCCCGGGGCCGCCCGGGCCGTCGGGTTCTCCGGGGGCGTCAGGCGAGCCTGGGAAGGCGGGTGCGAGTGGCCAGCCGGGGGCGGCCGGCGCGGTCGGCCCCACTGGCCCGGTCGGCCCCACTGGCCCGGTCGGCCCCGCTGGCCCGGTTGGGCCCTCGGGCCCTCAGGGCGAGCCGGGCCCGGCTGGTGCGGATGGCCAGGACGGGAACGACGGACAGACCTGCCCGGACGGCTACACCCTCCAAGCCCCTACCTATGACCCGGATGCCTTGGTCTGCCGGAAGGACGACGCGCCTCAGCCCAGCGACTCCCCCTCCGCACCACAGGCTCTCGGCCTCGACCCACAACGCCGCGAGTACGCCTGAATGCTCGAACAGCCCCCGCCGCCTCCGGGCGGTGGGGGCTTTCGTCATGTCCGGGATCTTGCGCCTTTCGGTCACCGCGGCGCATTGTGGTCCTCCGCCGTCTCACCGGAGCCCTCCCGATCCGGCTCTCCCGGGGACGGCGGCATGGCCCCCTTCACCCCCAGGTGGAAGCGGTGGCACGGCCCCTGCTGCTCCCGGGCGGCAGGGGCTTACTCCTTGTCCGGCTGCCACACGTCGGGGCCCCCACCCCGCCACTCGATCAGACCAGACCGCTCGACGTACGCCTCGTCGGCTTCCTCGATTCCAGCCCGGCGCAGGAACTCGGCGACATCCCGCAGCCCGTACGCCCGGCCGAGGATCCTCCCGTCCGCGCGCACCCGGCGGCCGCCCCCCTCGTCAGGCGGGTAGATCACGACGGGCATCACGGAAGCCATGCCCCCAGCGTGCGTGCAGGCACGGGCGGCCGCACCGCGGCGTGGGTCAGTCGAGGACGCCCAGCGCAGTGTCCGGCCGGCAGTGCGGGCATGCCGCCACGCCCGCCGTCAGAGCGTGCAGAGCAGTCGACCGATCGACGCCCTTCGACCGCTGACCCGCGTTCCAGCAGCCCCCGGCGTGGACGTAGACGGCGTCCCGCCCAGACAGGCCGCGCTCGATCAGCCAGTCCGGAGCCGGGGGTCGCGCCTCGATGCCGCGCTGCCGCTCGGCTTCCCGCCGCTCGGCGTCCCTGATCTGCTGCCGGACCCGGTCCAGGGTGAGGGCGAGCCAGGTCTCCAGGGTGCGGAGGCGCGGCAGGTCCGGAGGCAAGTCGTTCATGTGTTCGATTTTAGGAGGTAGGCTCCCCACCGGCACCACGAGGGGCGAGCAGACAGGAGAAGTCATGGTCATCGACCTGGAGCGGCTCACCTTCCTCGGCGTCGGCTACGCCTGCCTGGACCCGGCGCCGGGGCGGGCGGCCCGTGCCGACTCGGGGCCCCGCATCGACATCCACTCGCCCGTCCGGCGGGACTGCTGCTCCTGCCGGGCACTGGCCGTCGCGACTCGCATCGTCGACATACCCCGGCCTCGGCCGACAATGGCACGATCAGTGCCGGGACCGCATGATCGCCGGGAGCCAGCTGAACTGGGAACCGATGGAGGGCCGTTACCGGGTCTCACTGACGCTCGGCGGCATGCCGGTCCTGCAAGGGTGGTGGGCTGACCGGGCGACCGCGGACCGCAAGTTCACGACGTGGATCGGCCAGTACGGCAGCCGGGCAGGCGCCCGCGTCACCCTTACTGATGAGGAAACCGGAGACCTGCTGACGAGCTGGCCGGACGAGGCATAGCGGTCTGCCATGCTGGCGGCGACGGAGGAGGTCACCGTGAGCCGCTGGGGCGAGCTGGTCCCGCATCGGGAGGATGACGAGAGCTGCCTGTGCGGCTGCCTCGACGACATCGTGGGCACGCTGGAAGACGCACCTCCGGTGGATGAGTTCCAGATCTCCACGCTCCGGCCAGCCGCCGGCGGCGATGCCGGCGAGCCCGCAGGTGGCGCGGCGTGAGTCTCGTGGGCTGAGGAGTCGGCTGCACTACAACGGCCCTTGCCCGTAAGGGCAAGGGCCGTTGAGCGGGTCCCGGGCCACGGCTCCGAGGTACCGTTCTGAGTGTCGAGTTCAGAACGGAGACCAGTATGCCCCCGTCCACTGAAGAACACACAGGCGCACGCATCAAGCACGCGCGCAAAATCCGCCGGCTGACTCAGCACGAACTGGCTGAACTGTCGCATGTCTCGTACAGCACCCTCACCAAGGTGGAGCAGGGCGTCATGCCGGCGAGCCCCTCGGTGATAGGGGCCCTCGCACGCGCCCTGTCGGTGCAGGTCGCCGAACTCAACGGCCAGCCCTACCTGGAGGAGCTGCGTGCCGACCAGCTCGACGGCCTGATCAACCCGATCCGCGAGGCGCTGAATGTCTACGACCTGGGGCCTGACCCGGATGTTGCGCCGCGTTCCGTGGGCGAGCTGGAGGACGACGCGGACACGATGTGCGCCATGGTCCGCGCCACGAAGATCAAGCAGGTGGCGGCCGAGCTGCCGAGTCTGATCCATGAGGCGACGACAGCAGCTCACGTCGACCCCATCGACCGCAACTGGCAGTTGCTCGCGAACGTGTACCGGACCGCCTACGACGTGACCACGAAGCTGGGCTTCCCCGACCTGTGCACGGTAGCGCTCGATCGGATGGACTGGGCTGCACAGCGGGCGTCCGACCCGGTTCTCGGCGGGATGCGGCAGTACCTGCGCGCGCTGGCCTACCTGCGAGCCAGCGACTACAAGACCGGCAAGCGCCTGGTCGCCCTGGGCGTTGCCACCCTGCAACAGGCGGAGCCTGGCCGAGTTCTTGACGTCGTCACCGGGCAGCTGCACCTCGGCGCGGCTGTGCTCGCGGGGCGCGACAAGGACAAGGCCACGGCGGAAGGACACCTCAGCGAGGCGGCCCGGATCGCGAAGCGGACGGGCCCGGCAGAGAAGGTCCACTGGCTGTCGTTCGGGCCGACCAACGTCGGTGTCCACCGGGTGAGCGTGCTCGCGGAACTCGACCTGTACCCCGAGGCCGTCCACCAGGCAGGCGAGATCACCATCCCGGACGGCTGGCCGCCGTCCCGGCTCGCACACCATCACGCCGAGGTGGCCCGGGCGCAGATGTGGACGGGCCAGACGGAAGCGGCTTTCAAGAGCCTGCTGACGGCGCGCAAGCTGGCCCCCCAGCAGACGAAGTATCACCCGACGGTGCGGGAGACCTACACAGGCCTGGAGGCTGCGAAGCGGCGAATGCCGGACACCTTCACAAACTTTGGTGCGTGGCTCGGCATGTGACACAGAGTCAAGCAATGGCCGGAGCTATCAGTGAGGTCTGATAGTTCCGGCCTTTGCGTGTCGGCACTCTGAGATGGCAGACGAAACCCCGGCGGCCTGGCAGGGCCCCGGGGCGTGGTCAACGCTACCGAGGAGCGTCAACATGACGAACAGTACAACCCGGGCCCCAGCTGTGGCAGCGCCACCTCTGGCCGATCCGCCGGATATCGCCACCATGCGGGAGACGGCGAGAATCCTGCTGGATCCCGACGCCATCGCCCTGGCCCCGGCCGGCCCCGAGTTGGCCACGCTGACGCGGACTGTGCGCGGGCACCTGGAGCTGCTCATCCCGATGGTGGAGCGGGCGGCCGGGAGCCTGGAGCGGGAGAGCGCCCGCCGGTATTGCGCGCTCGCCTGTCTCGGCGAGGCACGCGGGAAGTTGCGGGCTGAGCCCAGCAGAGCGTCCGACGGTGCCTTGCTGCACGCCCGGAAGCTGGCCCGCGTCCTGAACGCCCTGTGCGACCACTACGAGAAGAGCGGTGGCGAGCGCCCGTGACCGCCGCGACCGACACGGGCGTGCTCTCCGCGGAGTGCACTCTGGCGAGCAAGCCCGGCTACGAGGACGTGCACGCGTGGTGCCGCCAGACCAAGGACGTCCCGCTTCCGCACTCCACCGGCATCCTGCTCGTGCGCCGCTGCCGCTGCTCCTGCCACCGCGCCGCGGGCTGCTCGTGAAGGCGGTCACCGGCCTGCTCGTGTACGTGGCGGCTGTGACTGCCCCGGTCCTCGCCCTGGTGCTGGCGCGGACCCCTTCCTGACGCACCCCCACGGCGGCCGTCTCGGGTCAGGGCCGCACCCCAAGCCCCGCCGCGTCGAGGTCCGGAAGCCTCCCGCGGCGGGAACACCCGCCCCGTCGCAGTCTCCGGAAGGCTCGGCGGGGCGGGCCCACGAGGAGAGACCGATGGAACCCACTGACGACCGAACGCTGCCGCCCCCGGCGCCCTTCATGTTCGGGTGCGACGAGTGCGTGCGGCTGCTACGCGCGTTCGGCGAGATGGTCGCCGCCGACGCCGGCTGCTTCTATGAGCAGCTGGCCGTCGCCGCACACGTCGCCGAAGACCACCCCGACGAGGTGCCGCCGCCGCACACCGACAACTGTGACCTGTGCCCCACCTACGCCGCGCGCGCTGACGGCGACCCAGGCGGCCTGTGGGCCCAGCACCGCGCCCGATACCTCTTCCTGCCGGAAGCCGTCGCCCGGCTCCTGTAGGCCCCCGCACTCCCGCCCCATAGCGGGCGGGCAGAGAGAGCCTCGGCGGGCGTACGGCCAAGCACAGCCCGCCGAGGTGTCCACACCAACCTCAATTGGAGGACGCATGGAGACAAGCACCACTCAGGCCGCCCCCGCAACGGCGGCACGCGATCTCATTCCGGCCGAGGCCTTCGCGGGCGTCGTCGCGACCGTGCTCGACAACAACAAGGGCATGGACCAGGCCCTCGCCGAGCGCATCACGGACGAGGCCCTCAAGTTCGTGGCGGTCTGCGCCAGGCGCCCCGGGCGGGGACTGCGGCCCTCGAGGATCGTCGACGAGGGATGGCACGCGCTGATCCTGCACACCAAGGTGTACGAGCAGCTCTGCACGAGGTTGGGTCGGTTCGTTCACCACGTTCCTGAGCGCCCCGACCCGTCCCGGCACAACGCTCGCGAGCTGGAGTACACGAAGGCCTCGATCTGGGAAGTCGGCTATGAGGTCGACCCCATGCTGTGGCTCGCGCCGACCGACACGTCGATCCCTGTGGCCGCCGACTGCGAGCACACGCCGCAGAGCTGCGGCTCGTGCATGGACGGCGGCCCGAACTAACACGTACGGGTGAACCCGGCTGACGGTGCCAGCGCAGGGGCCTACGCTGCCGAGCGGATGAGGAGGAACGCATGCAGGAGTGGACGAATCCGCGGTACGCATCGGCCGTCGGCGAGTTGTTGGCGAGGCGCACTGTCTCGCTGACGGAGCCGAGCCCAGTGCGCTGTCGGGCATGCTTCGGGTTCAGTGTGAGGATGGTCATCGCCCCGGGCGGCGAACGCCACGCTCTCGACTGCGCCAAGTGCAATGGGACCGGCCGTCAGCCCCCACGCCGACGTCGTAGGCGCTGACGCCCCCTGAACGGCCCCGTCTGTCTGCCTCCCCCGTGGCGGATGGGCGGGGCCTCACTGCTGTGGTGGCGTTGCGGGGATGCCGAAGACAGAGAGCTCCTGCTCCAGGACTGCGGCGATCCTGACCAGGTCGCTGTAGCGCGGGTCGGCCTCGCCGCGCTCGATGCGCTGGAGGGTGCGACGGCTCAGTCCGGTCGCCTCGCAGAAGGACCACTGGTCGTGATGTGCGGCGGTCCGCAGATCTGCGATGCGTTCGCCCAGTTCGCGACGCTTCTCGATGATCCAGTCCGGGTTGTCGCGAGGCACTCGACAAAGTTGGACGCTACATGTTCAGATGTCAGCGCCAGCCCTGGCGCTTTTTCTGATGGTTCGTCAGGAATTGGCCTGGGGCTTTGCGCGGCCCGTCCCGCCAGAGGTCCCGGAAGAACTTCGGCGGGGCGGGCTCCAGTCGTTCGGCCGCCGCAAGGTGGGCCCCTTGGTCGCGTTCACACCGGGTGTGATCGATGCGCACGGGCATATGCCGTGCGATCGGTGCTGAACCAGCCGTTCCGGTCTCAAGCTGGTGCCTGTACCGCCAGCCCCGCCGCATGTTGAGGACCGGAAGCCTCTGCGTGTGGCGGGGCTGTTGCGCGTATGGGACCCGACGGCCGCCGTGGCGGGCTATCTTTTTATTAGTGAAATCTGCACGTTGATCCCGCCGTAGGCCGCGCCGAAGAGCAGCAGGACGGCGCCGAGGGCGGCGGCGGAGTGGGTGAGCGGCGGGAGCGTGACGCTGAGGGAGAGCAGGACCGCGCAGACCACGGTGACCGGGTGGCTGCCGTAGCGGTGGCAGAGGCGCCCTGTGAGCATCATCGTGATCACCGCGCCCGCGGAGACGCCGAGGAGCGCGAGTCCGAGGGTGC is a window encoding:
- a CDS encoding helix-turn-helix domain-containing protein, with product MPRDNPDWIIEKRRELGERIADLRTAAHHDQWSFCEATGLSRRTLQRIERGEADPRYSDLVRIAAVLEQELSVFGIPATPPQQ
- a CDS encoding helix-turn-helix domain-containing protein → MPPSTEEHTGARIKHARKIRRLTQHELAELSHVSYSTLTKVEQGVMPASPSVIGALARALSVQVAELNGQPYLEELRADQLDGLINPIREALNVYDLGPDPDVAPRSVGELEDDADTMCAMVRATKIKQVAAELPSLIHEATTAAHVDPIDRNWQLLANVYRTAYDVTTKLGFPDLCTVALDRMDWAAQRASDPVLGGMRQYLRALAYLRASDYKTGKRLVALGVATLQQAEPGRVLDVVTGQLHLGAAVLAGRDKDKATAEGHLSEAARIAKRTGPAEKVHWLSFGPTNVGVHRVSVLAELDLYPEAVHQAGEITIPDGWPPSRLAHHHAEVARAQMWTGQTEAAFKSLLTARKLAPQQTKYHPTVRETYTGLEAAKRRMPDTFTNFGAWLGM
- a CDS encoding DUF6233 domain-containing protein — translated: MNDLPPDLPRLRTLETWLALTLDRVRQQIRDAERREAERQRGIEARPPAPDWLIERGLSGRDAVYVHAGGCWNAGQRSKGVDRSTALHALTAGVAACPHCRPDTALGVLD
- a CDS encoding glycine-rich domain-containing protein, translating into METSTTQAAPATAARDLIPAEAFAGVVATVLDNNKGMDQALAERITDEALKFVAVCARRPGRGLRPSRIVDEGWHALILHTKVYEQLCTRLGRFVHHVPERPDPSRHNARELEYTKASIWEVGYEVDPMLWLAPTDTSIPVAADCEHTPQSCGSCMDGGPN
- a CDS encoding DUF6415 family natural product biosynthesis protein, with translation MTNSTTRAPAVAAPPLADPPDIATMRETARILLDPDAIALAPAGPELATLTRTVRGHLELLIPMVERAAGSLERESARRYCALACLGEARGKLRAEPSRASDGALLHARKLARVLNALCDHYEKSGGERP
- a CDS encoding glycine-rich domain-containing protein, with translation MSDETSKGITYPESTDHTRMWEHLQTLATDVDALLLGTPDVQVFTASGTWTKPAGALWTVVEVVGGGGGSGGVGTTTAGQGSCSGGGGGGEYAKGTYAASALSASVAVTVGAAGAAGATTPAAGGTGGTSSFGSTITAVGGTGGAACVGSSGNLFAGGGDGGTGGTGGEMRMQGGAGGTGLVLSGLAVKTNYGGASHHSGSARANPGTSGAQAGTVGYAYGGGASGSSNGASTSASAGVAGAAGVVIVTTYKA